In Dyadobacter sp. NIV53, a single window of DNA contains:
- a CDS encoding ABC transporter permease, with amino-acid sequence MLRNYLKIAWRNLSKNGTYAFINITGLALGIGCALLIFALVRFHYQTDRHHHNYDRIYQFTSRFTSSSGEFNIQGIPYPLGQAVRNDYPGIERIAMLDEWYGPLVTVPVLNQADKKIKDKHDKGAFVEPAYFRIFDYTWLAGGPDDLSQPGTVVMSADMARKCFGTATNVIGRIVKLDARIPSRVVGVFADYRDDTDLAYSIMASWSSLKEQLNARPEDQPFDNTNGSTHCFALFNDHFTVSDWSRQLPAFVKKNNSRKIKETSYPAVPFRTMHLSTEYGGVSKGLLLSLILIGLLLIGTASINFVNLATAQALNRAREVGVRKVLGSTKTQLFWQFMGETMLIVLAALALAIVIFQYGQTLAHTYLHGPFRFTFYFSPSVLVWLALLVAVVILLAGLYPSLVVAGFRPVVALAGRLTTQQSGGFSLRRGLVVTQFAISQMLIIGLIVVANQLSYMQTKDLGFRKEAILTVSLPNLPAQDLSKMRAFRNMASALPDVSKFSYSMSGPPQSGWNSQTSVRFDTRPEQEPFGPQQTWIDANYVGLYGLKLVAGRNLQPSDTAREALINETFMQRLGFTRPADVVGKYLYKAGFAPLEIVGVLKDYNQLNLKQQINPLFLTTLASGFYSANIQLRSANYSSALSQLEKVYNQVYTDNFFETAFVDDQIQQAYQQEQTMARLINFFTGIALLIGCMGLYGLVLFMVVQRTREVGVRKVLGASVGSILWLFNREFMQLIGIAFLLSTPVAWWVMNGWLKNFEYKISLSPVIFLLALLATIVVALLTVSFQSVKAALMNPVKSLRNE; translated from the coding sequence ATGCTACGAAACTACCTTAAAATTGCCTGGCGTAACCTTAGTAAAAACGGCACTTATGCTTTCATTAATATAACAGGGCTGGCACTGGGTATAGGCTGTGCGCTGCTGATTTTTGCGCTTGTCCGGTTTCACTACCAGACCGACCGTCACCACCATAATTACGACCGGATTTATCAATTCACCTCACGGTTTACCTCGTCCTCCGGCGAGTTCAATATTCAGGGCATACCTTATCCATTAGGCCAGGCAGTCCGCAACGATTACCCCGGGATTGAACGCATTGCGATGCTGGATGAGTGGTATGGGCCATTGGTAACAGTGCCTGTCCTGAACCAGGCTGATAAAAAAATTAAGGACAAACATGATAAAGGAGCGTTTGTTGAACCGGCCTATTTCCGCATTTTCGATTACACCTGGCTGGCTGGGGGGCCAGACGATCTTAGTCAACCCGGCACTGTTGTGATGAGCGCTGATATGGCCCGAAAATGTTTCGGCACTGCAACCAACGTCATCGGCCGTATTGTAAAACTCGATGCCCGCATTCCTTCCCGCGTGGTAGGTGTGTTTGCTGACTACAGGGATGATACCGATCTGGCCTACTCGATCATGGCCTCATGGAGCTCACTAAAAGAACAGCTCAATGCCCGGCCCGAGGATCAGCCCTTTGACAACACCAACGGCAGCACCCACTGTTTTGCTTTGTTCAATGACCACTTCACGGTTTCCGACTGGAGCAGGCAGTTGCCAGCATTCGTCAAAAAAAATAATTCCCGAAAAATTAAAGAAACTTCTTATCCTGCCGTGCCCTTCCGAACAATGCATTTATCCACAGAGTACGGGGGTGTAAGCAAGGGGTTGTTGCTTTCGCTAATCTTGATTGGTCTGCTTCTGATCGGTACGGCAAGTATCAATTTTGTAAACCTGGCGACCGCACAGGCGCTCAACCGGGCACGGGAGGTTGGTGTACGCAAAGTACTGGGCAGTACAAAAACGCAGCTATTCTGGCAATTCATGGGTGAAACCATGCTTATTGTACTGGCAGCCCTGGCCTTGGCGATTGTAATATTTCAATATGGTCAGACGCTTGCACACACTTATCTGCATGGACCTTTCCGGTTTACATTTTACTTTTCACCATCAGTATTGGTATGGTTAGCACTTCTGGTGGCAGTTGTCATTTTATTGGCTGGTCTGTATCCCTCGTTGGTAGTAGCAGGTTTCCGTCCGGTAGTAGCATTAGCGGGACGGCTTACAACACAGCAGTCGGGTGGTTTTTCCCTTAGACGGGGACTGGTTGTGACGCAGTTCGCAATTTCACAAATGCTTATTATAGGTTTGATTGTAGTGGCCAATCAGCTCAGCTACATGCAGACAAAGGATCTGGGATTCAGAAAGGAGGCTATCCTGACTGTAAGCCTGCCAAATCTGCCGGCTCAGGACCTCAGTAAAATGCGTGCATTCCGTAACATGGCTTCCGCTTTGCCTGATGTAAGTAAGTTCAGCTACTCGATGAGCGGACCTCCCCAGTCAGGCTGGAACAGCCAAACCAGCGTCCGCTTCGACACACGCCCTGAACAGGAACCATTTGGACCGCAACAGACCTGGATTGATGCCAATTATGTGGGCTTGTATGGTCTGAAATTAGTGGCCGGACGCAACCTGCAACCCTCCGACACGGCCCGCGAAGCGCTCATTAATGAGACATTCATGCAACGGCTGGGTTTTACCCGGCCGGCAGACGTGGTGGGCAAGTACTTGTATAAAGCAGGTTTTGCACCGCTGGAAATTGTCGGTGTTTTAAAAGATTACAATCAGCTGAACCTCAAACAGCAGATTAACCCGCTGTTTCTGACCACGTTGGCCAGCGGCTTTTATTCCGCCAATATACAGCTGCGTTCTGCCAACTACAGCAGTGCATTGAGCCAGTTGGAGAAGGTCTACAACCAGGTGTATACTGATAACTTTTTTGAAACAGCGTTTGTAGATGACCAGATTCAGCAGGCTTACCAGCAGGAGCAGACGATGGCCAGGCTTATCAACTTTTTTACCGGGATTGCCTTGCTCATTGGCTGTATGGGCTTGTACGGACTTGTTTTGTTTATGGTCGTGCAACGAACCAGGGAAGTTGGTGTTCGTAAAGTATTAGGGGCCAGTGTGGGCAGCATTCTGTGGCTGTTCAACCGGGAATTTATGCAATTGATCGGCATTGCTTTTTTACTGTCAACGCCCGTTGCGTGGTGGGTGATGAACGGCTGGCTGAAGAATTTTGAGTACAAAATTTCTCTTAGTCCCGTCATATTTCTGCTGGCACTTTTGGCAACCATAGTTGTTGCGCTTCTAACGGTGAGTTTTCAGAGTGTGAAAGCGGCCCTGATGAACCCGGTGAAATCATTACGAAACGAATAA